The genome window caggttagtggccatcaccacctcctgtggcagccacacTGTCATCCCTAGAATTAGGCCTGGTCTCAGGGAGGTTTGTTGCTTACCTGTTTTTctgccatcatttttttaaaatggtggcaacCACCTATTCCTGGGCCTAGGCtcttgtctattttttttttaaacaaggggCAAGTGGCACATGGAAAGAGTCACAAGTGTGTCCTAAGTTCAGTATCACTGTCCTGGACTACCACTTTTAACTACACTGTGCCCAGGGGCATTTTTCCGGTTGTACATTCTGCATTTTCCTGCTGGTGAAATCTCCGGTTGAAACACAATACTCTTTTTGCTTGAAGATTCTGTAGCTAAGAAGCCTGGCACAGTTCTCCTTGGGACAAGACGGGTTAGAACCAATTCCTTCTGCGTTCTCTGGCATGGAAACAGTGAATGAGGACATATACGTGATACTTTCCATCTGTTCCCATATTTACAGTAATGGAGAGTTAGCAAAAGTGTGCTAGAATTAGCAAAATGTGTATCCCTTCCCTCCCTGACTGAGCCCAGAAGCAAAATGTCAGTATATgaatccttggccccttccgcacacgcaaaataatgcgttttcaaaccactttcacaactgtttgcaagtggattttgctattccgcacagcttcaaagagcactgaaagcagtttgaaagtgcattattctgcatgtgcggaatgagcctttgattgaTCAAGTATAGTTCTGAGGTTGAGGGGATGGTAAGAAAAACCTTGACATGATCTGGGCAAAATAGCCATTTGCATATCTTGCTTTTGAGCCTTAAGTCCTTATGCAAGAGGGCGTGGAGTgtttagcgggggggggggggggatttaaaaatgctttcttggCACATCAGAGTTCTGAGTATCATATTAGAACTTTGTGGCACCAGACGGAACAAGTTTACTGTGCCATGCATTTCCACAAGTTGGGGGCGGTTCTCTGAGATGCATGAAGCCATAGGTGTGTGCCGGAACTATTTACAATGTTTGTACCCAGCTCGGTGCTGTTGCAGTGGCTTACACAGAAGATGAATAAACATACTGGCATAAAAGTATACTATTAGAAGGACCTAGGCTAACCCGATCGCAGAAGCTAAACGGGAACAGAGACCACAGAAGAAGGGCAAGCTTGTTACAccgaggcaggcaacggcaaacgatccctcaacatctcttgccttgaaagccactaGACTTGTTCAATTTACTCCAGGTCAGAGTCAGTGATTTAATCCGAGTGACTCCAAAGCTGAAACTTAAGGCAGAATAAGTACTTTCAGCAAGCTAGCCATCTGTGGTCCCTACCGTGCCCAGAGCACCCAGACGGTGTCAAATTCGCATCCACACctacgcagtggcataggaggttaagagctcatgtatctaatctggaggaactgggtttgattcccagctctgccgcctgagctgtggaggcttatctggggaattcagattagcctgtgcactcccacacatgccagctgagtgaccttgggctagtcacagcttctcggagctctctcagccccacctacctcacagggagtttgttgtgaggggggaagggcaaggagattgtgagcccctttgagtctcctgcaggagagaaaggggggatataaatccaaactcttcttcttctaattttttcAAAACTATTAGATCTAGTATGGGGCACAGGTTGCTTTGACGTCACTGGGTTTTGGGCCACATTTGAAATGGTTTTGTTTCCTCTCAGGTGTTGATCTGCATACGTTTAGCCGTCAGATCACCTTTCAGTCCAGCTTGATAGCACACAGACTCACCGGCTTCAACAATTAGTCTCTTTATCGCTTCCAATTGAAAGAGGACTCTTACAGATGGGGAATAAGGCATGCTGAGCTAAGAGGTCCTTCCCATACAGGCCTGAAGCAGACAGAAACAAGctcacacatatacatacacgtGTATACGTGCCATAGTGTGGGTGTGAAATCTGGaccatgaagaaagctgacaggaggaaAGTAAAACCTTTGAAATGTGTGTCGGAAGAGATGTTCTGGGTACCAAAGACAAAttagtgagttctagatcaaatcaagtccctggaagctaaaattactaaaccaAGCCTGTCGTGCATTGGTCATATTATGACAAAAGAAGAATCACTGGGAAAGATAAGAATGCTTGGAGAAGTGGAAGGCAGAACgcaaagaggaaggcccaacaggaGCTGGAGTGACTATAAAGCACAGGTGCCAAGCttgcggccctctagatgttatggactacagctcccatcatcccctgccagcatgatgagaactggggatgatgagaactgtagtccataacatctggagggccgcaagcttgacacctgtgcaaaGGTATCCGCAACCCTCCGTTTACAAGACCCGAGAAAGGCTGTTAACAGCAGAACATGTGCGAGGTTGCTGGTTCGTAGTGTCGCCATGAATccaaagcaacttgacagcacataacaggCACTCACATCGCAGGTTGCTCCTCCCGCTCTTCCTCATAAGGGGCACAACTGACATCCAAATAAGTCTGCAGATAAATGTGGGTTAACAGGAAGGCTTTTCTCCCACAATATTTTTCTCAGCTGTACTCCTTCCTTATAACTAAATGCCTGTCTTCCTGGttcaaccaggggcgtaacgaggcgaactggagccctgggcaaaacctgagttggatgccccccccccccatgggcggccaccccaccacgacccccaaaaaactttttttgcaccaggttattgGTGCCTTTAGCCCCCCGCCCTCACTCCGCCTGGCTCCcccgggacccccctccccctccccctccccctccccgatcgggtgccgcagctgaagagaatctgccccacagtgctcgggagagccgccccctccctccctcccctggaccacgccacgctgaccgccgccttcgcacgagaccgcacgtggatgttatggcgggattccgctatcttcccCAGCCTCTTGGAGCTTGGCAGCCCCTTTGGACAATGGAGCCGAGAGCCCCTCGGGCGCCACCCTCGCACGGGGCCCCACGTCGAGATTGcggcgtgtccgagcctctttgggcaggggagccgctggggatgctgctgctgccctccggtggccaaaggtgtgaattacaggcgctgtccccacccccccacacgcAGCGCGGCATTTCTCAtgttatagttgctataatgtggcgtgtccgagcctctttgggtaggggagccgctggggatgcggctgctgctgccctccagtggccaaagatgtgaattacaagcgcacccccgaaccccccctcccaatgcGGCATTTCTCAGGTAGTTGCTATAATGTGCCGTGTTGGGGCCTCTTTGGGAAGAGGAGCCGCTGCGGGGGGGCTCCCGAGAGCGTGGTAACTCTCTGAGAGCGTGCTAAGGCTGCACGAGATCGTGGTGATGCCGCTGAAGAGCGTTGTAACGCCGTCCTGAGATCGCGCTAAGGCTGCCGGAGAGCGTGGCAACTCTCTGAGATCGTGCTAAGGCTGCCGGAGATCGCGGTAACGCGTCCGAGAGAGTTGTAGCGCTGCCCCAGAGCGCGCGAAGGGTTTTTTTTGAGCGTGGTAACTCTCTGAGATCGCGCTAAGGCTGCTGGAGAGCGTTGTAACGATCTCCGAGATGTGTCAGGGCTGCCGGCGATTGTGGTAACGCTGTCCGAAAGAGTTGTAACGCTGTCCCGAGACAGTGCTGACTCTGCCGCTGCCGTTAGCACGATCTAGGGGCAGCCTTAGCGCTCTCTCGGGGAGCCCTCCGCAGCGGCTCCCCTTCCCAAAGACGCCCGAACacgccacattatagcaactataacctgagaaatgccgcgtTGTgtgatggggggggtgggggggtgggggaggttgcgcctgtaattcacacctttggccactggagggcagcagcagcatccccagcggctcccctgcccaaagaggctcggacacggcgcaacctcgacgtggggcctcGTGCGAGGGTGGCGCCCGAGGGGCTCTCGGCTCCATTGTCCAAAGGGGCTGCCAAGCTCCAAGAGGCTGgggaagatagcggaatcccgccataacatccacgtgcggtctcgtgcgaaggcggcggtcagcgtggcgtggtccaggggaggggggggctctcccgagcactgtggggcagattctccacagctgcggcacccgatcaggacgggcgggggggaggggggtcccgggGGAGCCAGGCCAAGGGGGGGCGTGGCGTTTGAAGCCAATGacgggagcccctccctccccgtcgCCTCCGCTTGATTGGCCGGCGGAGCAGTAAAGGCGGAAGCGTCCAGGGGGTCCCagcggggagaaggagggggctcTTCTGCTGggttggcggcggctgctgctgctgctggagggtcgtcgtcgtcgtcgttgggGGGTCTCTGGCCGCCCTCCCTCGCTGGCCCTGATGGACGTGGAGGGGCTGTCAGTgattcttccttccccttccctcctttttcttgcttgctttctccCCATATCAAGAACTCATCCCGGAACCATGTTTCCGGCGCCATGTTTCTCTCAGCCGGGGACCGGAAGTGGAGCACCGGGGACCGGAAGTGCGCGCCGGAACTCTCCCGCGGGTGGCTCGCCTTTTCCTGGGGACAGGACTTTCGGCTCGGGATGGAAGCGGGCGGGGATTCCCTCCGGGAGCCTGATTCTTCGGGTGAGGGTCCCTTTCCGGCGCTTCTTTTGCCGCTGGAACCGGGGGAGGATGGTGTTGCACAGATATGTCTCCCCCCATGTTGAGTGGGTGGGTgccaggtggggtggggaagctaattgccttcatttatttacttttatataCGACCTGTTTTCACGGCCTAAAAGAGGAATTCGTGGCAGGGCTTCATTCTTTATCATGAGACTAAATTCTCTTTccttctatgtgtgtgtgtgtgtgggggggtggagatAGGGTAGccaattctaggttgggaaattcctggagatttggggtggggggcatacagtccatcctctgaagcagacattttcttcagggggcCTGATCTCTCTCATCTGAGATCATTTAGAGATTCTGGAGgatctctaagccccacctgggAAGAAACTGAAGGTTTTAACAGTCCTGTTGATATTTATCAATGGAGAGGGAGTAAGTAAACTTGccttcttcccccccctccccccaacccagttATTCTATTCAAGCATATGTGCTCAACGCTACAGCAAACACTTTGGTTGCTGATCTACTCTGTCCTTTAAAGCTTCACATAACTTGGGGCTGGGATACTTGAGAGACCAAGATCACAGGGATAGATTAAAGATGCTCATTTATTGGGAACACGAGGCAGGGCCTTGTCGGTGGCAGCTTGACAATTATAGAACAACCTACCCAGGGAGGTATTCTCTTCCCCAGCACTGTTGACCTTCTGGAGGCAGTTGAAGACCGTTTTATTTAAAACGTCATTTTTTGTTGATGTAGCTTTTATTACTGGCATTTTTAATATGTGACCTACGCTTTGCTGTTTGTTCCCAGCAGCATAATTTTGGGATTCCTCTCCATATCATTACATTCATTTTCCCAGTTATGGTTTGCTCCAGCTACATTCTCCCGGGGGTAATTTTTGAAGCTTTCCCCATCAGGATGTcacaggctggcctgatctcaggAGCAAAGCCatgttggccctagttagtagtTGGAttggagatcaccaaagaagtcctgggttgctacaTAGGGGCAGGCAATGACAGATgtcctctgtaagtctcttgccttgacattcctaagggtcaccataagtcaactgtgacttgacagcactttactgACACACACATGTTGTGTTTGACAAACCAAAgagtttcttctctctttctagcTGTCAGCTCCTTGGAGAACATGGAACAACGGAAACCAGATGATCCTACTGCTACGGAGACCCCAGAGAACTGTTTTTCTAACGAGACTGAACCTGCTAGACCCCTTTGTTTAACACAAGAGACAGTGGAAATCTCAAAGACTGCCAAAGGCACTTTGTCATCGCAGGCCTGCCGTGAGGCTGAACAGATGCGGGATGTCCTGGGATCATACGTCTGTCATGGAGACAGCAGTGCCCGAGTGCGCCAGCCCCTGTGGGGGGAACAGATGTCTGGAGTCCCGGTTCTGCAGAGTGGCCTTTCAGACacaaatgggatttttaaaacatcccaTCCTAGGGAAGCACAGCTTTGGAACGCTGGCTCAAATTTTCTTCCTGGCAAGTATGGATCCGCCAGgatgttttctcccttttctgtGCGTGTTGAGTTGAAAACTAGAATCCCAGCTACAGATCAAACCAATGGAGCCGCCAAACCGACCCACCCGGACAGTGGGAAGATCGAGACCGCGGATGCTGCTGCTGACCTTCCAGAGGAGCAGACGGAGGATGCTGACATCCGATTACCCGCCTTTTGCAGTAGAAAGCCAGAGTCGCCTCCTCAGCCCACCGAGGATGAAGACCCTGCTTTGCTAGCCATGTTCCACACTGTGGCTAGTAGCCGCTTGGCTGTGCGCAGTCAGCAGAAGGATGAGCCGGACTTCACACCTGTGCAGAAATTGGCCATCTTGCAGGAGCTGTACCACACCAAGCCCTTGGTCTTCCTGGAGCGCTTCCGAACAGCCCTGCGGGAAGATCACTTGCCCTGCTTCCGCCACCTCTCTGGCAACTACGAGGCGGACTTCTACTGCGCCGAGGTGCGCAGGGCCGGCCTGGGCAAAACGCGCCACACTCGGGTGCGGAACAAGCGGTACGCAGCTCTGCAGCAGCTCATCCAAGGTACAGAGGCCTGAATTCCTGTGTTTTGATCTCCAGGAGAGGGGATTGGTAGTCTGTTGTCCAAAATTAGTACCCCTGGGTTTTATCCGTAGCTTTGGCGTTGGCTTCTGGGCATCTTCTTTCCAACTCACCTGGATTTCTGTGCTTTTGCTTTGCTTGCGGGTGAAATTCAGCCGACTCTTCCTGCGGCTATGATAGATGTGTCTTTTAAATTTCCAGTTCTGGCATCGTCATGAACTCACCTCCTGGCCCTCAGCTAGTTTGCGCCTCTCAGCACCCCCTGCTTCCCAAATCCCCAGGATTATATTGGTAACATGGTTTCAGCAGCCAGAAtagtctagtccagtggtg of Sphaerodactylus townsendi isolate TG3544 linkage group LG06, MPM_Stown_v2.3, whole genome shotgun sequence contains these proteins:
- the CCDC97 gene encoding coiled-coil domain-containing protein 97; this translates as MFLSAGDRKWSTGDRKCAPELSRGWLAFSWGQDFRLGMEAGGDSLREPDSSAVSSLENMEQRKPDDPTATETPENCFSNETEPARPLCLTQETVEISKTAKGTLSSQACREAEQMRDVLGSYVCHGDSSARVRQPLWGEQMSGVPVLQSGLSDTNGIFKTSHPREAQLWNAGSNFLPGKYGSARMFSPFSVRVELKTRIPATDQTNGAAKPTHPDSGKIETADAAADLPEEQTEDADIRLPAFCSRKPESPPQPTEDEDPALLAMFHTVASSRLAVRSQQKDEPDFTPVQKLAILQELYHTKPLVFLERFRTALREDHLPCFRHLSGNYEADFYCAEVRRAGLGKTRHTRVRNKRYAALQQLIQGGEYFSDEQMRSRDPLLYEQYIGQYLSDQELQELGSCKQEAACSLSGVLLDSYQEDILQQRLQVQQEQEEACLEKEEETDSDSSDDEAMVSSPKDHWVPDPEEKAFLREEFTSRMYQRFLDGKDRDFDYSEVDENPDFDNLDIVSRDEEERYFDGEEPEEADSMEAE